The Branchiostoma lanceolatum isolate klBraLanc5 chromosome 1, klBraLanc5.hap2, whole genome shotgun sequence genomic sequence tatttcacccATTACCATAATAAGACATCACTTTTCCTGTGGTTATTTAGCTACACTTCTGCATTTCGGTCAAAATGATGACAGTCCGGTTTTGTATTGTGGAAGTGAAATATCCAgcgtttgcttgcaaatgttgcctttctagcaTGACGTTGTTTTCAACATGTTGACCAGAGAACAACACATTGTAAAGCTATCCTGTTTCAGTGTCCTCTTCTGCCTATATTGACAGGACAAGCCTAGTCTGCAATGGTCGGTGAAGTCATGAGTGAAACACATTTTTTGCTAACAAGGATTGTTATATAACCCATCATGAATCATGTTGTCAACCTCGCATACTTTAGACCCATAGTGTCTCTGCCAAGCACATTTCTAGCAcaaaattagataatgattgaCGTTAGTCCACGTTTGGGTAGACGTTTAGTACACTGGGCCATATAGCTATTTCCTATGACAGGATTATGGTCAGACTGGTCGtttcaaatttcaactttgcagCTACCCACAGATAGTTGAGTTGGGTTGAGCACTATGTATCTATGTGACAGTAAGAGAGTAACATGATGAGAGTAACATGAAAGATTCTGGCCATAGCTATGGCTTGAATAACTGGAAGAACACCACCAGGAACATACAAAAACAAACCGCCAGTACTTGGCTAGTGTTGATAGAGTCGTTGTAAGTCTGTTAGAGTCATTAAAATAGCAGTCCTTTGTATCAGTGACTAACAGTATCTGGTATGAAGGATTGTCACCCCAGTTACACTACCTCAATGGTAGTACATACTAGCACTGAACTTTCAACTTACCGGGATTTGAGCAAAAAAATTATGCGATCTGGAGAATGCTACACGCTGCGGCATCACAGTCACAAACAGAAGTAGGTCGGATGCCATGTTAAAAATAAGACAGCAATAAGACTGACATAGACAGCATTCTACCAATGATAGAAAAATAACACAGGATTTCAccaatgaaaatacaaaaaatgctTAAGTCCATAAACATTTTATTCTTCAGAATATCAATAAGGATAATAAATACAAAACATGTTATCATTTGGGCATAATTTCTATCTCTAAAAACTTGAAATGTAACAGTTATAACCTTGAAATATTTAAATGAAACTTATGCATGCAATCTATCAAATGAAACAAGCTAAAATATACTAAAAGTCCTAAGTAAAAGTCTAACATTAAAATACTACAGATTATGTAGTTATCTTACTAAATAAACCTCTATCAGTATCAACTAAAGTCTGCTTAGTAAGCAAAACACAGTTGTCAATAGAAAACAACTATAGCAAGGAAAAGGTAATAGATAAGAACATAAAATATTGCTGGTTGGCCTTTTCATAATCCATTAGCCATGAGGATATGCATGAGTTAATCTGCTTATAAACAATGTCTACATACCGAATGTTTTATCTTAAAACAATGTTCTACATGCTACATAAGGTAGTATTAATATCTTAAGTAGTCCTTGTTATCAACAAAGTCTTAAATATGGCtcatatttacaaaaaaaataaaagcactTTCTTGCATCCTTCTGGGAGTCATGTATAGTGAGAGCTTGAGAATCTTCTCAAAATATCACTGCTCTTGCAAAACTTCAGTTTCACGTAATGTTCAGTAGAATACAATCAACATCTGACAGAATACATCTCATGAACACAAGCGAATCTCCATCAACCTTGTTCTACAAAAGTCCGTCATCTCCCCCTTCTGTCCTGTTAGCATCTTTAAGTGCCTCTCGTGCCCCAGTAAGTACTGGTCCATGTCCATGTACGAGGTGAGGTCTTCCTCAACTCCCTTTGCTTCTTCTGACTTCACCTTCTGCATGATGTCTTGTAACACTACCACAGGTGATATAGGCGAGGAGTTTGCTCCCTTGAACCTCCCGTTGGAGTAGGAACAGACCGAAGAGCCGCTTTTGTTGGAGCCACATTCCAACTGTCTCTCACGTTGCTTCTTCATTGGTTGGAGCTGTTCGACGCGGACGTACGCTCGCGTCAAATGAGATACGATAGTTGCAAACCTCTCGCAGTCTTCGCTGGTTGTCGTCTGTTTCGTTCCACGACCCAATACCCTGTCAAAGTCTGCCTGACAAACGTACTGACCGAGTCCCTTGCTGTTCGATACACCAGGAGTGTCCTTTGGAGCTGCAGGAGTTGTTGCGTATTTCAGGCTTTTGTTAGTGGGTGCCTGGGGTTTCCTCCTTGGGTTGGCAGGGGCCTTTAGGGCTGCCTTCATCTCCTCACTGACAGCCAGGTCAGAGGGAGTCTGGCCGTTTGCATTTTTTCTGGACAAAAGTGTCTTGCCTGAAAAAAAAACCACCTGAAATTTAATTCTTAGCTTGTGTAGGTTTTTTTGCATCCGTGGTTTCCAatatcttttgaaaaaaaaaagcagaaatgtttgaaaaggGAACATATTGGCTACTACAAATAAAAAGTGGATTGTTTCTGGATACAAATTTACCACCCAAGTCATAGTCTAGTCTAGAGCTATTAGGAACATTAGAGAACCTACCCCCTGCCTCCAGTAGCATTGAGGCCACCACCACATGTCCATTCGCCACAGCATCGTGCAGGGCTGTCGTGCCGTCAGGGGGCGCTGCTAAAAGGTCCAGGGCAGACGACAGCTTCACTGGTGAATCTGGAAATACAAATGAAAAGATGATCTACAAGAAATAATGATCAAACCAGCTATGATTATGAACTGTCTGTCAGTGGTTTCATCTAGTtcgtaagtcactggataacaaatgTCTCTGCATTTTTACCTagctgacgttttggtgaccttctgtcaccttcctcatttAGAGCCActcattattgccctgaggaaggtgacagacggtcatggAAACAGCGGCTAGgtaaaaacacttggttgtatacaaagaactttgttatccagccAAGCACTTTGTAAAACATAGATAATAGAttgacaggctgaataaaagttctaaacaggaactatgcggctccagatgtcttactgagagATGACAGCGGTGCGAAAGATTAGCTTAAGGaatgagtccactctactttatgaTAGACAGTATAGTTCCAGTCCTACCCTTGTTCTTGACCGTGAAGAAGCTGGCCACGCTGGGTTGAGGTTTGAAGGCCAGCAGTTCCTTGACCACCTCGATGTGCCCGTGGTTACAAGCCTCATGCAGAGGTGTCCAACCAGCGTAGTCCTGGGCATTCACGTCAATCCCTGGCACTGACAACAGGTCATGAACTTTGGTCACGTTGTTCTTGATACAGGCAACATGCAACTGTGTCTCACCTGAacatgaacaagaaaaaaaacaaagtttttcaaATTGTTAGAAACTGGGACAAATTTtcgaacacaacacaacacaacattaaATGTCATTTTTAGTAAAACTATGAGATCAACATTCAAGATCTTTTACAAAAACAACGTCCCTGGCAAGGGCTGGAGTATCCAACAAACATTTGTGTaacattcttttcttttctatctTTACTTTTAATTGGTTGTCTTAGTTTTTGCTGAGACATCCCTGCTAAAGACTTACCTCTGACATTTCTCCTGTTCACCTGCAgctttggcttcttttttggtGAGGCCTCAGGAGTGGAGCTTCCTTTTCTCTTCCCAGCAACCACTGGGAGCTGCTTCACATGATTAGCATCCCTGTGGAGGGGATGATAGATCATTTTAACTTTTGAAGTCACACTTGATGAATAGCAATTCACAACCACAAGACTTGATGGTTGACTCCTCAATGTGTATAAGATTAAGCAGCATTTTGGACAGgcaaaaatcattttgaatttcatagGAGCCTAGCACCACAGATCATTcctttcttaacaatgtacaaataAAGCAATAACCCAACTCACACAAGGGTTCTGAGAGGCTCCCCCCTGCTTGAGCCCCTCCTCAGAAGCCTGCCCTGTTCCACCTTGACCTTGGCTGGAGAGGGTGGGTTTTCCTGGGGCACCTTCTCTCTACCCTTGGTGGCTGGTGCCGTCTGTTTACTGACCAGTGACTTGggaaccaggtacatgtaacacagcAACTGGGGGgacaaaaaaattaaacttTTGGTTTCACTTACAACTACAGTTAACACAGACATACTAAAAGGAAACAAGGGAGGAACTGTTACAAGCATACTTAAAGTCTTGATAAAAAAGCTTAATACTATGCAATAAAAGTAAATAATAATTGACACTAACCTAGCTAAGTTATcaattttatcaaaatgttatgCTTTATATTGCACAGCATGTATCATCGAACTCACCACTCTTCTAAGTGATAGGGGCTTCTTGTGAAAGCCATGTTGTTCCTTAGCAACCAGGCTGTCGTCATAATAGCCTAGCAAGGACTGTGCCACCTTCAGTTTGAGCCAAGGGGGTTGCAGGGTCTCCAGTAGGCGGTGCAGGACAGTCTTGGTTTGGTTGGCTGGTTCTGTAAATAAAGACATACAGAGATGACGACTTGCAGATTTCATTCTGACTTAGATTTCAGTTGCATTGCAATCATCctgacaaggcaatcagagattaTAGAAAGTCAGACAAAAGTAGCCGGACTGAGAATATACggcaatgctgcattgtgtatacTGGGAAACACACctatgcacaaacaaacaaacagacacacacacacacacacacacacacacacacaggtgctactgacaaacacacacaaagaaagacaagcagaaaacaatacttcacaGGGCTAAAATACCATGTGCATGTACACGTGAAATTGGAGTGGTGAACGTAACTTCAGACCAGACTTGCATTGGTGCAAGTTGCATTACCCACTGTTACCAACTGTGCAAATAGCTCACTGTTCCAACAGAAACACTCTCTTGGCATGAACTTGAAGTAACAAAACTACATACCTTTCTGATAAGCAGCTGCTATCTCCTGTGCCAGGTTACACACACTGGTGCCCATACTGAAACTACCAGTCAGTGATGTCATCCTGCCAAACTGTCTGTCAGTTGCTTGGCAACActctgctgccatggcaacaatgcTCTGGATGAGGCAAGCAATATCAGCCTGTGGATACAAACGCAACTAGttaacaactttaaaaaaatggattGCACACATAATACCTTAGGAAGTCTTAATACGCAAGTCGAACTACACTTATAATAATGTTAAACCAAACTGAAAACTCGGAAATCTCCAATTAAATTAATCTTCATCTTATTTTAttccaaaaaaaaactacaaacaaacaaacagccagcCAGCAAGCATGCAAACAAACTACCTTAGTCCAACTCTATTTTTCTCTGCCCATTCCCTTCCCCTTTCCATATAACCTACTAAAGAACCTACCTGTTGGTTCTGTAGACTGTGGAACAGTAGTGAGACCAGGTCGGTGACGTGTGAGGTCATGACCCCACAGTGTCCTGATGGCCACAGGAGGGAGGTCAGCACACAGGAAGGGGTGCCTGGCTTGTGGGTGTCTCTGTGGGGCAATAACAGGAGGGGTGAACACTACATGAATGGATACTGCAATGTATTAAGTAAACAGTATAGGATTTTCATTACTGTGTGGGTGGGAGTTTGATTGCAGGGTtggccccagctcggacatgtcaCGATgatgtggtatgggaatgcaTTAGTCATTTTGGATGGTCAGGAAAAGCCAGCAGCCCACTGTATAAGGGACCTTAAGGCTTTAGACTCAAGCAGCAaaactctgcacgtaaaagaacccaacacattacCAAAGAGAGAAGGGGTGACCCATCGTGCAATGTGGGCTGTAGCAAGGCCACATGGCACGAAAAGCTCAGAGATTATACTCAAGGTCCATTTAGAGATGTGGgtcacattttgtttcatttcaaatgaTGTTGGCTATCTATGTAATTCTCTAAAGACTGGAAAACCGAGTACCAACACTTCACAATAGAAAGTTTGTTCCATCATTTCCAAATGGTGCCAGCTAAGTATCTAACTTGTCCTACCTGTCCAGCCATGCCATAAAGTCCTGTTCCAGTACAGACACCAGGAATTTCAGTAGTAGAGCACAGTTAGACTGGTACAGCGGACCTCCACTGGTCTCGTCTGTTGTCTGGATGTCTGCTATACCCATGGCACCTCTGTTAAACAAAGAAAGTTAAACTATCATATAGTATGAATTACCATGCTACAAATACAATTTTaatacaaaactgaaaaaaagcatTTAAGAGACACATCATAATGTCATAATCCAATTATCAGTTAAGTGCTAAATACATCAATGTAATGGGCTGTAGGAATAATTGAATAGAGTCCAAACAAAATACTGCATAGGGATACGGCTGATGTGTACTAAAATATTCTACGGGAGAGAGGGAGCGCATGAGAAATAAGATGCTTTTTGTAAAATTACATTGAAAGTCATTCTGATTTAACATTGTACATAGTAGTAAGTAAAATTTGTTAGAATACCTTATAACCATCTTGACAAAGTCCCATTCCACTCCTTCCTTCTGTTTCTCTGGCTGCTGTTGTTTCCTTCCCTTTCTCCCCTTCACTCTGCCCACCTGTTCCTGTACAGGTGGTCTCAGTGCCTTCAGGTACAGGTAACTGTTCACAGGTGTGTGGGAGGGCGGGTGTAAGGTTTGGATCTGCTTCAGGACCTGGTAAGCCTGGGCTGCTCCAAGACCATCTTCAGCTTGCTGTTGGGAAAGAGGCACCTTTATATTCCATCTatttttttactgtaaatgcttttaagttcgcatggtttttatttcgcactaaggggaaaatggagtattcacggtggttttaagtttgtgccagtgctatagttacatactgcttgTTTTGTGGTAAAACGATCGCCGTGAAAACTGTGAacctaaaaccactgcaaacatttctgcatttagagtacatgtacttttaaaaaTACCATCATAAAATCACCAAGGCTACAATAGTCAATAGGACTATTCAGTCCACTGAATAAAGATACCAATTTCATTGGTTTCAAGTGTAATAATCGGTCCTGTGGTTGATGTTGTGCATCCAATGGACAAACACACACTTTCCAATAGACATAGGGACTCTGAACATGCTTAAGACTACACTATTCACGGTAGAGAAAAGTAGTGAACATGTAAACATAAAAGAGGTGGTAAGAAGTAAAACAGCAAAAAGGATAGGCAGGGATTGAAATTACAGAAAGTTTtagtggttagggttgttgactcggAGTAGGGGTCCATTCCAGCATGAAAGGATCAAACCGTACAATCTAATTTTAAGCAGCTTGCACtcactgtacaaaactggtgtgttacggtaAGGCAGTTTTATgttaaacaaagaaataaacagaagTACACTCACCAGTAAAGCCTCAGCCATGACCCTGTGTATGAGGTGAGTGGGGGGATAGCGTAGTGTGGAGACGGTGGACTGAAGCAGACTGAGGCCTGCTGGGTAGGCGTGGTCGTCGAGAGCCACCTCTACTGAGGCACACACAGCTGAGGCCAGGGGGAGGGGGCTGCGCTGGGACACCTGTGGGGATAAAACATATATCTTTGTAGGAATTCTtataaaagtactgtaaatattgaaatatttgcCATGTTTTTAACTTAAATGTTTTAGATATGACTTCTTACAGCCATTAACACATTCTGCCTTCCATTGTGTTATTACTATCGTTTTAACAGCAAAGTCAAAGCTACTAGAACCGAGAAAATTTTCAAGTAGATCACCTACATGGCCACAAATAAAATTgagataatgaaaaaaaatgttatttaaaTCTTCACCAAAAAATCTCAATTGTAACTAAGGAAATAGGAGTATAGGAGTTGTGAATAATGCTTACCTTTGTTGTTCTGCTCTTAGTGTTGTTGACAGGGAAGAGGGGCTGAAAACAAGCTCCTGGTACATCCAACTGAGGGGAGGAAGGGTAAGAatgagaacatacatgtattactccaATACCTCATAGGTACATCTGTTTAACATACATCAAAAATGTAACCTAATGTTTCTTACAAGGCAAACTATATGAAACACCACAttgacatattgtttttacattACATCAATGCTGAAAATCTAAGGctgaaggaaaaaaatcaaatcaatcattaTCAAGATTTACCTTTCTTCTCTTATTAGAAGCCATGAGTTGCAACGTGTCCCTGTCCTTCCCACTGTCAGTCAGTAGGGGGCGTTTCTTCATGCCCTCTAACTGCAGTTGGAGGGCAGAAGGCATTATCTGCACTTTCTCCCGGGTGGGGAGGGCTGCCTTCCCAACTGTGGGGAAAGACCCCTTTGTCATTTTCACTGGCGAGGGGATAGACTCTTTCTTCACTTTCTCTGGAGTTGGAAAGGACCTCGTCCTTGTTTTCTTGGATGATGGCATAGACTCCTTTatcacttttagttttactgtcaTGGGAAAAGatccttcttttcttttctctggGGTAGAAAAAgacctcttcttcttctctggGGTAGAAAATGACCCCTTCTTCTCTTTCTCGGGAGTAGAGAAGGACCATTTCTTCACCTTCTCAGGGGTGGACGCCATCCTTACTTTCTTTGGGCTAGGGAGGGACAATTTTCCCATTATCTCAACAACGGGAGAGCTCTTCTTTGGAGTGGAGGGTTTGGATGTTGAACCTGTGAGTGCAAGAAAAAGATTTTCCTCAGAATTATTCCCAAAACAATAACTCTAAGCAAGTAACAAAGTATTGCTATTG encodes the following:
- the LOC136444036 gene encoding SMC5-SMC6 complex localization factor protein 1-like, which gives rise to MAEALLQAEDGLGAAQAYQVLKQIQTLHPPSHTPVNSYLYLKALRPPVQEQVGRVKGRKGRKQQQPEKQKEGVEWDFVKMVIRGAMGIADIQTTDETSGGPLYQSNCALLLKFLVSVLEQDFMAWLDRDTHKPGTPSCVLTSLLWPSGHCGVMTSHVTDLVSLLFHSLQNQQADIACLIQSIVAMAAECCQATDRQFGRMTSLTGSFSMGTSVCNLAQEIAAAYQKEPANQTKTVLHRLLETLQPPWLKLKVAQSLLGYYDDSLVAKEQHGFHKKPLSLRRVLLCYMYLVPKSLVSKQTAPATKGREKVPQENPPSPAKVKVEQGRLLRRGSSRGEPLRTLVDANHVKQLPVVAGKRKGSSTPEASPKKKPKLQVNRRNVRGETQLHVACIKNNVTKVHDLLSVPGIDVNAQDYAGWTPLHEACNHGHIEVVKELLAFKPQPSVASFFTVKNKDSPVKLSSALDLLAAPPDGTTALHDAVANGHVVVASMLLEAGGKTLLSRKNANGQTPSDLAVSEEMKAALKAPANPRRKPQAPTNKSLKYATTPAAPKDTPGVSNSKGLGQYVCQADFDRVLGRGTKQTTTSEDCERFATIVSHLTRAYVRVEQLQPMKKQRERQLECGSNKSGSSVCSYSNGRFKGANSSPISPVVVLQDIMQKVKSEEAKGVEEDLTSYMDMDQYLLGHERHLKMLTGQKGEMTDFCRTRLMEIRLCS